The DNA segment aataattcaaagccATCTGCAGTATACAGATTGTTAACACTCTCAAGCCGTTTGCGCAAGctgttttgaaatgaagtcgttcagaccaagaagatatagcaaaaGCAAAGGAGGCGCAATAGGGGATCAGAAATACTCGGGTTTTGCCTCCATCTACGTCACATGTCAATATCATTCAGCACTCATAAAATTAGGTGGTATCCTGCAaaaaatttgaacaatttcattATAACTTTCACTTTCTAACTTGTGAAAGTATCCGCAGCACTTCCTGTTACTTATTCATCAGATAAACAACTTTTTCGCACAAAAGTTGAGGGTATTTTAGATTATCTCCTTTCTAACTTTACCCATTGTCTGTGCTACGTCACTGCTTACGATACCATTTCTGTCAACTTAGCTTGATATTAGCCTCTATCTACGCCATCACCTTTCCCGCGAATCACTAAATTGCACGTCTTTTCTATTAGggttactgattactgattgctgggtgtgttggacggaaaaacccaaacctgccactgcgaccaagcggtctattgtagcacacaggcaagctcatagagctagatctctccctccagtcccatcctacccaaaaaggagatgatgtcggagggggagtgattcttgagttcctctaggatcatcttcagAGATCCAAAAACTCCATGTCTGACCCTGggtgccgccgggcagtcacagaggatatgctcaattgtttcgtcctctaagcagagtctgcagagcgggtcattgacgatgctaagttttttgaggtgggctctgagtctgcagtgtcctgtgaaaaccgctattatagatctcagattagttccagaaaatcctagccagcgactggtgtatgggctgggaggcactgaaatagccctatgcgagtgacgcagtccaggacggttgcgccagtgctccaggaccttttgccttatccagctgttgtttcggtccctgattaagaAATTAGAAATTTCTATTAATGTTGCTGAAAAAATATCTAGATTGACACTTTACCTCATTCTGCCATCCTACAAcaggaatattttttcaatgtatGTACATTGAGTTCCCAAAGTGTGCGCCGCGGCGCCCTGGGACGCCGTAGAGAGGAACACCAGGGGCCCGTGTCCACCATTTTCTAGCCTCATTGTGCCCTATTTCTTTTAGCTAGGGCGCAAAGACGAAATTACCCTGCTGTATAAATTTAAAGTTGAGGTGATATATTAATTTGAGACTGTTTTCAGTACTTGGAGGCAAATGTCGACAAAACATATGTTGACATTGGTTTAATGGCAGATGAACTGCAGAATACATATAGAGAATATTCAAGGCGAAAACGTAACGCATTTCGAACTTCTGTTAAAAAAGCGTATTCCATTGTTCTCAGAAGTTATGGTCTTGATGATCAGAACGACTCTACCAGTGAAGAAGATGTTGATGAAGCTGAGAGTGAACATTCAAAAGAAGATCGTTCCGTAAGTTCACCAAATCCTTAGTAATTTTCGCAAATTGTAACAATCTTGTtcttgattttcgaaaaaaaaaaccaaagaaGTAGAAAAATTTATCtgtacaacaattattattgttGTTATGTGATTGAATAAGTATTTtcataaattattttcattaatgaatttttaCAGAATGACAATTTAATGAACAATCAACTGGTGGAAATGTACACAAGATCAAATCCAAGTATCCCCaagatgaatgaaaatgaattgattgatATAAGTAGTGATGATTCGAAGGAAGAAACTCAACTTCTGGATAAATCTAGTAATGGACCATCCACGTCTATCAAACTTGCAAGGACAGACCACTCGAATAATTCATCCAATAACTTCCAAGAAAAGTGTGAGAAGATAACAGTTATACAAGGTATGTTTCAATACTATACTTCGTCCAAATCAAAGCTCGAACGCAAACTCTGCCGAATATgcgaattagggaaaatatttGAAGCGGATTAGCAGTTTTCAGGTTGAAAACGTTGGATGTGGTTCGGCGATACTTCCAAAAAGTGAacacatttttttatgataaccCAAATATAGGCTGTTGATCAGTTGCCTGTTAGCACTTGGAATAGCACTCGATTTTTGAATCCCCGAAACTAAAATACGGCCGCGGCCAGCATACTTGCAACTTTATAGATTCGGTGATTTTTCTGCAACCATTGAGCCTGAGAAATAGCATGTGTTGCCACAACTGATAGCGTTCTCTATTGGTGACACTAGTTTCACAATTCTAATGTGTACTTACTGTTAGGCAAATAGAAAGCGTTAGAAATCTCAGATAGGACTTATCTGGAGGATACAAAATCGAACGCTCTATGAGGAACCAGTGGTTTGCACCAGCTTTAATATAGTTGCTTTTGCTAGagtttgaaatttattatactaaggcccggtacttttacgtgcgaataaataaatttattcgatagataagtcttattcttaggataagtaaaaatgctgtcttttcactttcagatagtgttattcatcgaataaatctgtcattgaaacttaatgataagagtttatttgtcatagatcgaatgtagGTACGTCATTCTTGGTAGAATTTtctagattctggatgtatggttattctttgtgtgattttcacgaaatatttgctttctagttcgaattatgacaatttctgtcttattttacattaatcagtgaaaagtagtataccgtgctttcatagaattatcattcgtcaaataatttcatctgaaagcaccgaaattaggtatccttcagataggaaattatttgacagatacttattgacattgaataaaatttattcgaaggtgaaagaaCCGGGCCTAAATGAACTTATTAAATAGAAAAAATAGTATAATGCACATAAAATATATCGACGACACTAATTGTGTCGAATGTGAAACTTACTGGTGAAAAGAGATTTTGTTTCAAATAATCCAATTTTTGGGAAACATAACACTGACGAACCATGTTTTCGAGTAATGATGAACTTTCGCAGACTACAATTGTATGATAACTCCTTAAATAAGCAAATAATCACTTGCAAAATAactaaaattgaaggaaaacatTCCTGTACTTCCACGAAATCAACGTTCTGCGGTTATGGCAACTATGCACTGAGTTGAAGTGACGCGATTGCTAATGAATTCTGTCACACAACGCTGTGACATTAAAAAACCATCTTCAACAACATAAATCGCAAGAAAGTTTGTTTTCTGTACGTTGTTGATTTTCATCTATCAATACCATATCCCCCTCAGCTgtaatatgtatattttttccaaaaatatatatttttatgagcAGTTTTGAGAAATGAAGCACTTTTTGACAATAGTGCACGAAAGCGAATATCGTGCAGATGCTCATCTCGTTATTACTTGGAATCTTTTGCTTCAGTGTTTAATGTAAATAAATGGATCTATCTATTTCCATGTCAGTGCTCTCAAAGCATGTATCCATTTGTTCCAAACTTCATTAGATTGTTATAGGTGTCTAATGCAGTATTCAAGAAATACTTCGATGCTGCTTCCTGTTGAACATTTCGTTGTGGCTTTTCAACGCTTCAAATTTATTGTTGTGCCGTTTTTGTTCTTCTCTCTGCATTAGCAGTACCTTTACATTTTTCTCCTCGGATCCCTGAAAACTGTTGTCACTTGTCACATTCTATGGTCGAAAACATTGGTTTTGATCATTGGTAACATTAAGATCGGAGTGACACGCGTCGCTCTGTTAACTCGGAGAAGAAATgttgaagagaaaaataaacaagccattgattcaggcaaattttcattttcattaattcggattttttttttcaggaaaaaaacgTAAAATTGATGATAAGATTACAGTTCAAgtgaataaaaagaaaaaaacagaaCCTACAGACACAATACCCACAGAAGTGCCTCAtgttaatttcaataatattgtCGGAATGGAGAGCACATTACTTAAAATAATTCGGAATACATTACCCCTAAGGAATCGCACGCTACGAGAATATGCCGGCCCTCTATGCTCCAAAGGTTATTTACTACATGGACCTCCTGGTTGTGGTAAAACTCTTTTGGCCCACGCAATTGCTGGACAATTCGGTTATCCACTCATAAAAGTTGCTGCTCCAGAACTTGTAGAGGGAATATCAGGAAATAGTGAAAAGTTGATACGAGATCTTTTCAAAAAAGCTGTTGCTTCGGCTCCCTGCGTTCTCTTCATTGACGACATCGATGCTATTACCAACAATAGATTGAATGCTCAAAAAGATATGCAGAAAAGGATTGTTTCTCAAATCAATTGTTGCCTGGATGACCTTGCAACAAATCCATTGGCGGACAAAGTAGTATTGATTGGCGCAACAACTAATCCAGATTCAATGGATCCAGCACTGAGGAGGTATGGAAGATTTTCGCGTGAAGTTAGGTTAGGTATACCAAATGAAGAAAGCCGAATAGCTATATTGAAACTACACAGTTCTCATTTGAAATTCGCACCGGATTTCGATTGGAACCCTGTTGGTGCAGTAACACCGGGATATGTGGGCGCTGATCTTAGGGATTTAGTCGAAAGAGCCACAGAAATTTCCATTGATAGATTTATTAAACAGCATCAAAATCAAATCTTAAATCCCCAAAGTTCTGTTGACGAAGATGAGAATTTAAATGGAAGCATAGAAAAGAAAGAGTCAGATAAGAGCGAAACTGAAATAATTGTGGATGATGATCCAAAGGAAATTAATAAGGAGAAAAGTAATGATGTGAGTGAAGAGGAAAATCTTGTTCTGGTTATTGAAGATGAGAACAGTAAACAGGAAGATCAAAACATTCCTTCTTCAACAGTACCAAAAGAAATATCAGGTGagttgttttcattttttttcttcattattcagGCGCTAGATCCTGTATCTTGTAGATACCTTCTTCCCCAGCACTCCTTTTGTTTTCTATAACCTCCGTAATGACCTCTGTGTCCCTCCCTCAGATATCTGGTTGGATCCCTTATTTGTCTATGATCACTATTCAGTTGCATAGAAAAACACTATAAATGGAAAACTCTCGGATAAAATGTTGTTACGAATAACAGCGCCATCTCTTAAACGTCAGTAAACTAATTTTTTGAGAGCGCTCTTATACGCTTTGATGAggtgattttattttattcagagACAACTATGTTACAAATAATACTCCGAGTTCATACATACAATTTATTAGATGAAATATTCACATATGATATTTGAAAAACTGTGGAATATATGATTGACGAATCAGTGGAATGAAACTTATCCATCTTTTATAAGCTGATATACCTCAACTTAGGAAAAGATTTcaagcacttcatgaaaaaatcaaacCTCTTCTTTGGTACGACATCGTACGTGATCAGAAAGCATTTATTCTTCGAATTCCTAATGTCCggtttctgaaaaattatgttaaCCATAACACTATATATAAAGAACCATAAGAACAGGCAATTTTTTCACCcttttttcactttttctcGTTGCTCTTGAATTTAGGTACACAAAAATATTGCTTCACAACGAAAActtataatcaaaaattatagagtagTAAGATGTGAAACGACcctatatctctagtactaaaaaccgactacactttgggcctgtgtttcacatactgagaaattagatagcgctgaaatcgtaatgtcaaacagttaaattacagttgtctgctttataattgaagggcgcgaaattcgaatttcatttCTTGTATTGAATTCGAATATCGACTTCATTATCAGAAAAAAGCATCCTGtgcgacaaaacaaaaccagggctttgttttgtgatcaggatgttttttttcgtgtaaacattgttttgaatcaattaatattaatgaaatactttgttagatttgctatatttttattcgaaatttataaaaaatatgacagaattgaagattttacagggtatatttaaaggtgaggttttttttgacaggtacaactggtgagaataattttgtcgaaattctcacctttgaaaacacctgtatACAAATAATACAGCTTTGAATAAAGGATACAAAAGTACATATTGAACTATTATATATCAAAGTTGATATTTCCATGCAAtacatttttttgaatcaatacAATTTTTAGCAGAAATctatatgaacaaatattcaatataccataaaTTTTGCATCGCAAGGAGTTGATTgttgttttcagttttctgatctttctatcacttctcGGGAAAGACTTGGAAGTACTCTGCAGGGTGTGAGAACCTCTTTCAGGTACActcgaaagaatatctgaaaaaggggaAGTACTGGTAAtctaatttcataacaaaacaattaattcaatatattgaataagggatgacttaccatcagtatttgtcGTAATACTTTCAATCTTCTCGCTTTCCATCTCATGTGGCCCCTCCATGAAAGGAATGCTTTCTGCATATGAAAAAGACATGCATTCAATATTTGATAAATGAGTAATGCATTCAGTAATGCATTGCAGATATCATCAGTATtcgatgtatcagtttcaaactgccgtggttcctttggtggccctttcatgcatgggatgcttcctgcatacagcaaCTTACGTGGTTGAAAAGCTTCAAATTGACTtgaagtaaaatgcaaaaattatagtgcctaactctataatcttcggtAAAATATTCACTGCACGTGGTGTAGCTTTTACTCAAATTAATGTCTTGACGCCCACAAAATTCTATCCACttcagagcactgaaaataaaaatcaatcaacatcctagtcacattgtacgagtttcaatacaTTTTCTTCGGTAAAtttaaaaaacttatatttgGAGAATCCCAAACAGCAgtttccacagttcttcaccatacaatgtTTTCCATaagacattttgagcaaagTCTTTGATTTTGGTTTTCActgaataaaatacacaaataacatGGAAATTAGGTGACTAGAACGAGCGAGGTAAACGAACGatacgaaaatcaaaacataaacaaaaagGCCATGTGCAAATATCTCCATGAAATGTCAAATGgcccttgaataaatattttaaccagtcttagtattTTAATACACAACTGAATCACCAGGCGGCGCTCACGcaagtgtagtcgcttcgtttcccatctttctactctataatctttgcttataATAAAATGGTCAAACAAATTTGAAATCCAATGTTGATCATTTGACATATCAATTTCACGCACAAGCCcagaatcaaagattaacttatagtccaagatcccagagcgaccagacataacttatttccacactgttcaaaatcgagggtgttatgattttgtaattaaagagtagtggactgtattaaaagataattgagttggagatggtataaaaacatttattgagtatcgttcccaatcataaaatgaatatgtcacctgcatgaagctaatacagtaaaagcaactaatattaaccacatctataaactcagagagacaatatccaactaaaaacaagagatggtccagagcagttcaaatgagaagtcacttgatgtcagacttagacgttgaggagttcaataaattcaatatcagcacaacggttacac comes from the Coccinella septempunctata chromosome 2, icCocSept1.1, whole genome shotgun sequence genome and includes:
- the LOC123307317 gene encoding uncharacterized AAA domain-containing protein C16E9.10c-like, with product MQRIPYLFDPKLIPRVQKYLEANVDKTYVDIGLMADELQNTYREYSRRKRNAFRTSVKKAYSIVLRSYGLDDQNDSTSEEDVDEAESEHSKEDRSNDNLMNNQLVEMYTRSNPSIPKMNENELIDISSDDSKEETQLLDKSSNGPSTSIKLARTDHSNNSSNNFQEKCEKITVIQGKKRKIDDKITVQVNKKKKTEPTDTIPTEVPHVNFNNIVGMESTLLKIIRNTLPLRNRTLREYAGPLCSKGYLLHGPPGCGKTLLAHAIAGQFGYPLIKVAAPELVEGISGNSEKLIRDLFKKAVASAPCVLFIDDIDAITNNRLNAQKDMQKRIVSQINCCLDDLATNPLADKVVLIGATTNPDSMDPALRRYGRFSREVRLGIPNEESRIAILKLHSSHLKFAPDFDWNPVGAVTPGYVGADLRDLVERATEISIDRFIKQHQNQILNPQSSVDEDENLNGSIEKKESDKSETEIIVDDDPKEINKEKSNDVSEEENLVLVIEDENSKQEDQNIPSSTVPKEISDSEPTITTVEIEKENCMVTEPSENESSTNWTLGDFIEIETALKNNDIPDNLKKYLFITTADFLEAAKEIQPSCIREGLASVPNICWDDVGSLKDIRSELVVTLLGATKYKKLYEKLKLSIPAGVLLCGPPGCGKTLLAKALANEARINFISVKGPELLNMYVGESEKAVRMCFARAKNSAPCVVFFDEIDALCPKRSSSSQNDVSSRIVNQLLTEMDGVEDRKGVFLLAATNRPDVIDPAVLRPGRFDKILYVGLPSPTDRVEILKTITRNGPLLGSDVDLESIGKSEKLSGYTGADLSGLVQEASRIRFKRAFESNDLENCDAVLTSQDFEKAISKIKPSVAEKDMELYEEMKLLYTLTAQNEINEQMDLS